GCTGGCGCTCGAGCGGATGCTGGCGCTGCCGTAGCGGGTTCCGTCCCACCCACCCTGTGCGGGGTGCCGGAAATGGCGGAGGTCCCGCCCGACACCGTCGGTGTCGAACGGGACCTCCGTCATTTCGCGGTCTCAGACCTTCGCCGGCTCCGGCTCGTCCGAAGCCGCCGCCTGCGGCGGCACGTCGCCGCCGCCCTTCTTCGCCGCCCGCTTCTTCGCGCGCCGCTCCTTGCGGAGTTCCAGCATCGCGTACAGCGTCGGGACCAGCAGGAGGGTCAGCAGGGTCGAGGTGACCAGGCCGCCGATCACGACCACCGCGAGCGGCTGGGCGATGAAACCGCCCTCGCCGGTGACGCCCAGCGCCATCGGGAGGAGGGCGAAGATCGTCGCCAGGGCCGTCATCAGGATGGGCCGCAGCCGGTGCCGGCCGCCCTCGACGACCGCTTCGACCACGCCGTAGCCCTGCTTGCGGTACTGGTTGATCAGGTCGATCAGCACGATCGCGTTGGTGACCACGATGCCGATCAGCATCAGCATGCCGATCATCGCCGGGACGCCCATCGGGGTGCCCGTGGCGATCAGCAGGCCGATCGCGCCGGTCGCCGCGAACGGGATGGACACCAGCAGGATCAGCGGCTGGGCCAGCGACCGGAAGGTGCCGACCAGCAGCATGAACACGATCGCGATCGCCGCGAGCATGGCGAGGCCCAGGTTGACGAAGGCCTCGTCCTGGTCCGCCGTGACGCCGCCGATCTCGGCGGTGGCGCCGGCCGGCAGGTCCAGCGCGTTGATCCTCGACTGGAGGTCGGTGCCGACCGCGCCGGTGTTGTCGCCGGTCGGCTTGGCGGTGATGGTCGCCGCGCGCTGACCGTCGATCCGGGTCATCGAGACCGGACCGTCCACCAGTCGCACGGTGGCGATGTCACCGAGCTTGGCCGGACCCAGGTCCAGGGCCTTCAGTTCGGCGATCGTCTCGGCGGGCTGCGCCGACCGGATCACGACGTCGCGCTCGGTGTCCTCCAGGGTCGCCTTGGCCGCGGGCGTGCCGCGCACGGCCTGGCCGACGGCGGCGCCGAGCGTCTGGTCGGTGAAACCGGCCTCGGCGGCGCGGGCGTTGGCCTTGACCGAGATGCGCGGCACGCTCTGCGCCAGGTCGCTGGTGACGTCGGTGACGTCGTCGAGGCCGGCGACCGTCTTGCGGACCTGCTCGGAGGCGTCCCGGAGCACCTTCGCGTCGGCCGCCTTGACGACGACGCTCAGGTCCTGGCTGCCGAAGCCGTCACCGGCGGCGACCGTGGTGGTGCCGATGCCGTCGAGCTTCGCGAGACCGTCCTCGATGTGGTCCTGGACGTCCTCGGAGGACGCGGAGTCCTCCAGCATGATCTGGTACGACGCCTGGTTGGTGTCCGTACCGCCGCCGAAGGCGGCCATGAAGCCGGACGAGCCGATGGTGACCTGGTAGTCCTTGACGCCCTCGGTGTCGCCGAGCAGCTTCTCGACCTTCTTCGCCTGGGCGTCGGTCGCGCCGAGGCTGGTGCCCGGCTTCAGCTCCTGCTTGACGCTGAGGACCTCCTGCTCGCCCTGGTCGAAGAAGTTCGTCTTCAGCAGCGGCGCCATGCCGAAGGTGCCGATCAGCACGACGACCGCGATGGCCACGCTGGTCAGCCGGCGGCGGGTGGCGAAGCGCAGGACGGGGACGTAGAAGCGCTGGAGGCGGCTCCTGGCCTCCTTCTCCTCGGCCAGCCTGCGGGCTTCGGCGGCGTCCTCGGGGGTGCCCTTCGGGGGCCGCAGGAACCAGTACGACAGGACCGGGACGACCGTCAGCGACACCAGCAGGGACGCCAGCAGCGCGGCGGTGACGGTGAGGCTGAAGGAGCCGAACAGCTCGCCGACCATGCCGCCGACCAGACCGATCGGCAGGAAGACGGCGACCGTGGTGAGCGTCGAGGAGGTGACCGCTCCGGCGACCTCGCGCACGGCCTGGAGGATGGCCTCCCGGCGCTCCTCGCCGTAGCCGAGGTGGCGCTTGATGTTCTCCAGGACCACGATCGAGTCGTCGACGACCCGGCCGATGGCGATGGTCAGCGCGCCCAGCGTCAGCATGTTCAGCGACAGGTCGCGCGTCCACAGGACGATCAGCGCCAGCACCACCGACAGCGGGATGGAGACCGCGGTGACCAGGGTGGAGCGGACGGACGCCAGGAAGACCAGGATGATCAGGACGGCGAAGAGCAGACCGAGCCCGCCCTCCGTGGTCAGACCGGAGATGGCCTTGGAGACCGCCGGGCCCTGGTCGCTGACGACAGTCAGTTCCGCGCCGGAGCCGAGCTGCTCGCGCAGGTCGGGAAGCTTGTCCTCGACCGCGTTCGAGATGGCGACCGCGCTGCCGTCGTGGTCCATCGTCACGGCGACGGCGAGGGACGGCTTGCCGTCGGTGCGGGTGAGGGAGTCGGCCTTGGCCTCCTCCTCCTTGACGGTGGCGACGTCGCCGAGGCGGACGGGCTTGTCGACGCCCTCGCCGGTGACCATGAGGTCCTGGATCTGCTTGAGCGAGGTGAAGCCGCCGCCGACCTGGACGGTGCGGTTGGCGCCGTCCTCGTCGAAGGAGCCCGCGGGGACGGTGGCGCCGCCGGCCTGGAGGGACTGGGCGAGCACCTGCGGGCTCACCCCGGCCGCGGCCAGCTTCGCCGGGTCCGGCGTGACGGTGACCTCGACGTCGCGCACGCCGTCGACGGTGACCTGGGCGACGCCGTCGATGTCCTTCAGCTCGGAGACGACCGTCCTGTCGAGCCGGTCGGCCAGCGCCTGCTGGTCCTCGTCCGAGGTGACGGCGAGGACGACGGTCGGGATGTCGTCCGTCGAGCCGGAGATGACCTGCGGGTCGACGTCGTCGGGGAGCTGCGCGCGGGCCCGGTTGACGGCCTGCTGGACGTCGGCGACGAGCTGCTGGGTGTTCGGGCCGTAGTCGAAGGACGCCATGATGACGGCGTTGCCCTCGCTGGCGGTGGCCGTGACGCCCGATATCCCGTCGACGGCTTCGAGGCTGTCCTCGATGGGCTCGACGACCTGCTTCTCGACCACGTCCGGGGAGGCGCCCTGGTACGGCGCGAGCACGGACACCATGGGGAGTTCGATGGTGGGCAGCAGCTGCTGCTTGAGCTGGGGGATCGCGATCGCCCCGAAGACGAGCGCGACGATCGACATCAGCCCGATCAGGGCCCGTTGCGCGAGGCTGAATCTCGACAGCCAGGACATGGGTCAGGGTCTCTCTTCTGTGGCCGAGCGGAGGGGACGGGGCAGGTCTGTACGCCCACCCCACCACCCTGGGCCATGGGCGGCCCCGGTTCCCTAGCCCGCAGGTCCATTTCCTTATCCGGCGCCTACTGCCGCCGCAGTACACGCGGGTAGAGCTCACTCCACCCTTGGACGTACCAGCCCGGATTCGTACGCGATCACGACCAGCTGGGCGCGGTCGCGGGCGCCCAGCTTGGCCATGGCCCGGTTCACGTGCGTCTTCACGGTGAGCGGGCTGACCTCGAGGCGCTCGGCGATCTCGTCGTTGGAGTGCCCGCCGGCGACCTGGACCAGGACCTCGCGCTCCCGTCCGGTCAGCGTCTCCAGCCGCTCGGCGCGGGCGGGGTCGCCGTCCTCCCCGGCCGTGCCGTCCTGGGCGAGGAAGCGGGCGATCAGACCCTTGGTGGCGGTCGGCGACAGCAGGGCCTCCCCGCCGGCCGCGACGCGGATCGCGCTGAGCAGCTCGTCCGGTTCGGAGCCCTTGCCGAGGAAGCCCGAGGCGCCCGCGCGCAGCGACTGCACCACGTAGTCGTCGACCTCGAAGGTGGTCAGTA
The Streptomyces sp. NBC_01723 genome window above contains:
- a CDS encoding efflux RND transporter permease subunit, translating into MSWLSRFSLAQRALIGLMSIVALVFGAIAIPQLKQQLLPTIELPMVSVLAPYQGASPDVVEKQVVEPIEDSLEAVDGISGVTATASEGNAVIMASFDYGPNTQQLVADVQQAVNRARAQLPDDVDPQVISGSTDDIPTVVLAVTSDEDQQALADRLDRTVVSELKDIDGVAQVTVDGVRDVEVTVTPDPAKLAAAGVSPQVLAQSLQAGGATVPAGSFDEDGANRTVQVGGGFTSLKQIQDLMVTGEGVDKPVRLGDVATVKEEEAKADSLTRTDGKPSLAVAVTMDHDGSAVAISNAVEDKLPDLREQLGSGAELTVVSDQGPAVSKAISGLTTEGGLGLLFAVLIILVFLASVRSTLVTAVSIPLSVVLALIVLWTRDLSLNMLTLGALTIAIGRVVDDSIVVLENIKRHLGYGEERREAILQAVREVAGAVTSSTLTTVAVFLPIGLVGGMVGELFGSFSLTVTAALLASLLVSLTVVPVLSYWFLRPPKGTPEDAAEARRLAEEKEARSRLQRFYVPVLRFATRRRLTSVAIAVVVLIGTFGMAPLLKTNFFDQGEQEVLSVKQELKPGTSLGATDAQAKKVEKLLGDTEGVKDYQVTIGSSGFMAAFGGGTDTNQASYQIMLEDSASSEDVQDHIEDGLAKLDGIGTTTVAAGDGFGSQDLSVVVKAADAKVLRDASEQVRKTVAGLDDVTDVTSDLAQSVPRISVKANARAAEAGFTDQTLGAAVGQAVRGTPAAKATLEDTERDVVIRSAQPAETIAELKALDLGPAKLGDIATVRLVDGPVSMTRIDGQRAATITAKPTGDNTGAVGTDLQSRINALDLPAGATAEIGGVTADQDEAFVNLGLAMLAAIAIVFMLLVGTFRSLAQPLILLVSIPFAATGAIGLLIATGTPMGVPAMIGMLMLIGIVVTNAIVLIDLINQYRKQGYGVVEAVVEGGRHRLRPILMTALATIFALLPMALGVTGEGGFIAQPLAVVVIGGLVTSTLLTLLLVPTLYAMLELRKERRAKKRAAKKGGGDVPPQAAASDEPEPAKV
- a CDS encoding response regulator transcription factor, with the protein product MTIRVLLADDQALLRSAFRVLVDSEPDMEVVGEASDGAEAARLAAERRADVVLMDIRMPGTDGLAATRLISADPALAYVRVVILTTFEVDDYVVQSLRAGASGFLGKGSEPDELLSAIRVAAGGEALLSPTATKGLIARFLAQDGTAGEDGDPARAERLETLTGREREVLVQVAGGHSNDEIAERLEVSPLTVKTHVNRAMAKLGARDRAQLVVIAYESGLVRPRVE